The following proteins are encoded in a genomic region of Actinomadura sp. NAK00032:
- a CDS encoding maleate cis-trans isomerase, producing MRQNTVSAGFLYPGYSAEDDYPAIERALRGSGPGGVALPVVHTLMREDAHRVDALLDIGGDDVLGEGARTLRGMGVQAAVWACTSGSFVFGWDGAARQVEGVRAAAGVPASSTSFAFVHAAAALGLTRVAVAATYPADVAERFVSFLAHAGVEVVALSCRGIVTAAEVGTLGREEVLAFVAANDHPDAEAVLVPDTALHTVSWLDELEARVGKPVLTANQVSVWEGLRLASGPRGLAPRTGLGRLFAVPADVSAVPAGQGAGQGAGQGRHTWQL from the coding sequence ATGCGGCAGAACACGGTGAGCGCCGGATTCCTGTACCCGGGATACAGCGCCGAGGACGACTACCCCGCGATCGAGCGCGCCCTGCGCGGCTCGGGGCCCGGCGGGGTCGCCCTGCCGGTCGTCCACACGCTGATGCGCGAGGACGCGCACCGCGTCGACGCGCTGCTGGACATCGGGGGCGACGACGTGCTGGGCGAGGGGGCCCGCACGCTGCGCGGCATGGGCGTCCAGGCCGCGGTCTGGGCCTGCACCAGCGGGAGCTTCGTGTTCGGCTGGGACGGCGCCGCGCGGCAGGTCGAGGGCGTGCGCGCGGCGGCGGGCGTGCCCGCGTCCAGCACGTCGTTCGCGTTCGTGCACGCGGCGGCGGCGCTCGGGCTGACCCGGGTCGCGGTCGCCGCGACCTACCCGGCCGACGTCGCCGAGCGGTTCGTGTCCTTCCTCGCGCACGCCGGCGTCGAGGTGGTGGCGCTGTCCTGCCGGGGCATCGTCACCGCCGCCGAGGTCGGCACCCTCGGGCGCGAGGAGGTGCTGGCCTTCGTCGCGGCGAACGACCATCCGGACGCCGAGGCGGTGCTGGTGCCCGACACCGCGCTGCACACCGTGTCCTGGCTCGACGAGCTGGAGGCGCGGGTGGGCAAGCCGGTGCTGACCGCGAACCAGGTGAGCGTGTGGGAGGGGCTGCGGCTCGCGTCCGGCCCCCGGGGGCTCGCGCCGCGCACCGGGCTGGGCCGGCTGTTCGCCGTGCCCGCCGACGTCTCCGCCGTCCCCGCCGGCCAGGGGGCCGGGCAGGGAGCCGGGCAGGGACGACATACCTGGCAGCTATGA
- a CDS encoding GntR family transcriptional regulator, producing the protein MGRLGELEPVPRKSTVEIVSDELREAIMYGSLEPGAQLGEAELAGRLGISRGPLREAMQRLVQEGLLVSEPHRGLFVITLDEGDVEDVYLARLAIEREACRLIMARNRGEAVARLTDALDALVEAAQQRDRVAMSDADQAFHEVLVSSSGSPRLERMAHTLLVETRMCLNALQDTYPEPSDLVEEHRRLVDAIGDGEEERLLVLIEEHMTDSIQRLRASRP; encoded by the coding sequence ATGGGCCGATTGGGTGAGCTGGAACCTGTCCCCCGCAAGTCCACCGTCGAGATCGTCTCCGACGAGCTGCGCGAGGCGATCATGTACGGGTCGCTGGAGCCCGGCGCGCAGCTCGGCGAGGCCGAGCTCGCCGGGCGCCTCGGCATCAGCCGCGGCCCGCTGCGCGAGGCGATGCAGCGGCTCGTCCAGGAGGGGCTGCTGGTCAGCGAGCCGCACCGCGGGCTGTTCGTGATCACGCTGGACGAGGGCGACGTCGAGGACGTCTACCTGGCCCGGCTCGCGATCGAGCGGGAGGCGTGCCGGCTGATCATGGCGCGCAACCGCGGCGAGGCGGTGGCCCGGCTCACCGACGCCCTGGACGCCCTCGTCGAGGCGGCGCAGCAGCGCGACCGGGTCGCGATGAGCGACGCCGACCAGGCGTTCCACGAGGTGCTGGTCAGCTCGTCCGGCAGCCCCCGGCTGGAGCGGATGGCGCACACCCTGCTGGTGGAGACCCGGATGTGCCTGAACGCGCTCCAGGACACCTACCCCGAGCCGTCCGACCTGGTCGAGGAGCACCGGCGGCTGGTCGACGCGATCGGCGACGGCGAGGAGGAGCGGCTGCTCGTCCTCATCGAGGAGCACATGACCGACTCGATCCAGCGGCTGCGCGCCTCCCGGCCGTAG